Within Vanessa atalanta chromosome 11, ilVanAtal1.2, whole genome shotgun sequence, the genomic segment GAACTAGTGACACATCaaactatttttcttttttttttattctggcttttatttgtgccaagagggcacagattatttcgcctaTGTCACGTGCGAGTCAAACTCATTTAAGGAATATTTACTCTATGAAATTATTATCTTGTAGATTTTTAAAAACTGATTGAAATTAAGATTCGCGAGTTatgcaataatatttactttgcaGTAGGTacactatttttaaaacataattaaatttatttacgtgCTTATTTAAGtcgatttagatatttttacatttaaatattatatatttttatttctcatggTATTTGTACGCTAATTATTTTTTGCTAATGATCGTGCCAATTTACACAAGCCCGGAAAACAGGTTGTCAAACGTGACTCGCATGCTACTGAAAACCAATTCGCACGCCCTAACCCAACCCACGACAAATGAGATTTTTGTAGCAAATTTTATAcaaggatatatatatttttaatactattataaatgttttatggtaAAGCCTTTCAATTTAAATCCAACTCGGATTTAAATGCTTGGTGCAAATTAGAAGTGGAGGCCCCTAATTATTGTACATGAAAAATTCGCGATGAGaactttattaaatcttttgaaaaagtattttgtaatgtatttttcttatctataaaaaatatcataatatggaGGCCCCTTTCTTGTGGAGGCCGCAGGGCTAGAGCTCCTATTGTTCTCCCCTAAATCCGGTGCTAAGGGTAAGACGATATTATATGCGTTTGAGCCAAAACTGCTCAGTAGTTAAAACTATTCAAGCCTATCTGAAGATTGCATAATTTGTGATTGTCTCATGTATTCGTCTCGTACTCAacggtgaagaaaaacgtcGTGAGAAAACTCGCATGTGTCGGATAAAATCCTGCCACATGTTACTAACAAGCGTTACAGGAAATTGGTTGAATAAACTCCTGGCCTTTACTCTAAAGAAGAGGAGGCCGGCGGTGTTTGCCCGGgtttcagttaagattcacataTTCTATCTACCTTTTCTATTTCGGCTCGATACTGTACGTAAATTCTCTATGAGTAATAACTGAACATGAAATTTTTGAAATCGGTTTCCATTTTGTTTTTTGGGTAAAAAggagttggaagtttgtgttttataaagtaAGGTAATAGgcgcaggtaaagccgcaggcAGGTTCagatagtaatattatattattatgaaaaatttaaaaatctttgtgATTTGGTAATGAAAGTAGTAATCATTTGGTGGGCGAACTAGTCAGACGAGTTTTTCAGTAAAGTGTAGATACCGAAAAGTGTTGTTTAAAATGCTTGTCCATTGCTTAATCTAGATCAGACACCACGGAACATTTAGGTGTCTGAACGCGTGACTCGAATGGGCAAACAGCAAAGTTGTCACACCCCCCAGTTAAGATAGAAGATACCTATGTGAGGTTTCAGCAAATACTAGTGAGATTATtgctttcatttattattattagtttatttatacattaaatattataccagTAACACAATAAAGCTCAGTAAATCGTgactagtaataatattattacattattagaaAACTTCAACCTTAACCAAAGATTCGGGATAAGTTTGGGGAAGTACCACTCAATTTTTATACTGACGTCGAagatatcgtgaggaaacctacacgtataaaattaaagtctaCTAAATATGTATCCAAATAAACACATTagaaaaattatcttaatcCAACTGTGGGACATTTAAAAACTGTTCCTTTATGATAACTATAATACTATCTCAAACTATCCAGCTCGATATTGCCTGAGAAATATAAATGGTGTTTAAAAACTAGACacattaattttgttactagtgttctcaatataatttaagtcttttaaaaaaaagtgacaaAGCATCACAGTAGTCGCATATGATGTCTAACATCTGATAATAggcaacattaacattatttccTCTCAAACAGATTGGTAATATGAAGGTCAATTCTAGCACCACGCACACTTATTGGTTATATCAAATTTTACTGGAAACAGAGAGAAAAGATTCTAATCATAAAAATCGAGgtattacttataaaagttttttagcGGGAGTTTCGTTAAACactgatttctctctttctcttaatattatttggGCGTTTGAAAAAAGACCCAGCAGAGTATAAATAATCACCaactacaataaaatttacaggTGAAGCTCGATATGTATGAAGtcagtttataaattattttaaaatgcattgtGCAAGAACATACGAAAACTAAGAATAACatcgaatataaaatgtttatgtgcAGTTCCTAATCTAGAAAGCCATCAGGGAACGGTTAGATTACTGGCTGACTACGTGACTtgcattatttaatcaaaattgacACGTCACGTCGGGATTTGTAGATTTCAGCAGGTATTGGACGTTTTGTGAAGTTTGTGTCATTTAGCTAAATCTGATATTGGATATGCTGGAATAGCAAATGTCGTTTAAGAATCATTACGTTTTCAGTTTAAGAGTTACATATATGAGAGATTAGAATAATGAAAAAACTAGTTATAAGATGATTAGagaaatggaaaaaataatgTCAGTCGAATACAAGACGAAAGATACTctcaatttttatgtattaaattttattttttgtatcgaATATCACTTTTAGGTTTACGAACCGGTTTTAGTGATTCTTTTATTGCTTTGGTATTGGACAAAAttgacgtttttatttaaagcgaATTTATATGcacacatattttaaaacgGTTTCCATttttttgaaagtaaaaaaaatatatgtattatttaattattgtatcaaaatttcatgtttaaataggaatatttataaggataccatattgatattaaaactatattacgaTTATGTTTATTTGCACCATGTCTAAAGAAGTAATAAGACACGTTGAtatgttcgatatttaaaatgttacgataagtttaaataatcaaGCGTAAAGCGAATTTAATTGTTCAATCATAATTTACAAAACGAGAACATGTTTACTCACACTTATCTGATGATCCCCATAAAGCTCAACTTCGCGAAAGCGCTACTGAGTCGGCGCGAAATGACATCGAGAGTGGGGGGGCAGTAACCTTTCGGACGTGAGACGGGGTGGGTGTGTCACTTTGGACTCTGAATAGATCGCGATGTGCGCGTAAACTATGAAtatagatacaataaataaaaacttttcaattaatttgagtttgtaattttttttgtgttccaggttaatgtatgtaatgtttagTGACTATGTGTGAAGTGCGAAGTGGTGATAATAAGTAGTGTCAGTATGGTCGCGGGGGTAATTAAAACAGATAAACGTGCATGGAACCAGTTCAAGTCCGTTTTGCTTCTGCATCTTTTGTTCACTTTTCATGTCACAAAAGGttagtaaaaaaacatactCGTGTTTCACGAAccaattattttgaaacaaaaaaaaaaaaatattacttaccgATAAAATTAACAATGCACCGTCGCGATGtgtctttattttacttttcgtTTTACTTAACCATTAAgaaatgcttttattattattattatttgtatgaaattttggaaaagtatttaatttaaattatacattattgttgttttttgttacattgtctacattcataatttatacatcAGCGGTTTAGggataattttacattttattcatttataataaaaatattttaatctttatttgtaatacgttattgcataataattaaagaatataaatagcATGAGATATTATAAgcgaataaattttgttattttaaaacattgattaaataaaattttatctatattatgtttatattatcaaCGTATTTTCCAAAAAGCGCAAAGTCGGGCGCCTAGGATAAAAGAACACCCTGCAGACACGATAGTCGGGAGAAGTGAACCCGCTACATTGCGGTGTGTAGCTGAAGGGAAGCCCAAACCAACGATCCAGTGGTATAAAGACGGATCTCCTCTCGCACCTACTGATCACCCTCACAGGGTTCTACTTGAAGATGGACTCTTGTTTCTTAGGtaagtgatattttaattttttgtacgaATATCGGCTATAACTAGTCGGCTAGTCTGATTACATTGGTGAGATACCTAATTCGAATATTTTGACTTTATTGAACAAAATCTCACGTCTATTACAATACCtgttatttatgtttctttGTCACTCTTTGTttcgaaatacaataataattagtccGTTTTAATTGAAAAGGATCTGAAGAGATGATCTCCAACGAATGTACGATGAGTTTATTAAAGcattctttttaaatacttgGTTCTTAtactcataaaattaaataataaaaaatgggtTTGTTCCATGAACTAACTGATAACTGACTCCATAGTATTTCGTTTCTGTAATCGAATGCGACTTCAATGTTtactttttacatataaaatcagGATTGCGCCTCGGATTTTCCTCGCAAGAGCAAATATTTGAAGGATAAATGTTTGCTTTACCTTTATTCGACACACATAGGTTGATTTGGTTGATATGTACTCACAGTTCtggtttttatacatttatataggaACGTTAGGGCTACGACTACTGATCTAACGTCACGGGTTGAAATACCGAGGCGagctaacatatttttttttattaataagtgtcTGTCTCACTAGCTGAAGTTAGATAGTTGGCGGTAAGACACTCGTTAAAATGCACGTAAAGCCATAATACTGATAGCAACAAAATAGTGCACCTGAGTTTGCGCAAACACTTAGACGCTTGGGTACTGTAATATCTTTTACGTGGTTGGCTAGTCTTCTTGAATGGCTACCGTAGACGAAATTTATTCAAGACGATGTGAAATCGTTTATTTAAGAGTTAAATTCAACTTGATACCAATATATAATTTCCCTTTACAGTATATGGTTATCATAAGTCGTATATTGTAGGACAATttcaatagataataaataattttactatcaaaCTGCGATGGCAATGCAATACAATTAATAGTGacgtgttccggttcgaagagTAAATAAGGATGAATTGAATAAACATCAAAATCATTCATCTCGTCACTCGGGTTAAATAAGTTCAAATACGTCAATACCAACAACGTCAAGTTTTACGTTTGAACAGTTTGAAAGGTATTCGCTTTACAATGTAATTGACATTACacattattaagtataaatgtaataatttttgattttttgtttcgATGGCTTGCAAAGTATTAACAGTTAAAGaaaagactatttttttattatttggtcaTTGGATATGGTGATTATAATTTCAGATAAACTACTTGCTTAGCCATTTCctcaatttaacaattatttacgtTTTGCGGAcgagactttttttattttgctttttttttatatatcgataTTGCACTTATTACCACGGCAGGTTAAAAccccaataaaatatacataatatatcgtaAAAGTTTAAAGAGTACGTATCCAAGAAAAAAatactctgtttttttttataaggaatattaGCAATACCCCAAAtcaattaagaaattactaatattcctatttatcctccttttaagcttgtcacttgtgttaggagtgggtacgacaatagcccaaggggtcaggatcgatcctgtgacTTTTACGTCgttaggcggcccgtaaaccattgcgcaaTTGAAGCTTAAACTCTGTGCTGTTTTACATGTAGCTTTTCTTTCCTTTCCGGTGTATAGGGTTATGCGTAGCAAGAAAGAGAGCGATGAAGGCGTGTATTGGTGCGTGGCGCACAACACAGTCGGGGAGGCCGTCAGCAAGAACGCTACACTCACTATTGCTGGTATGACTTTTCTTCTTTCAAGCGTATTTATGTTATAGAGATAATAAACagtaacagttttttttgtgtcaaattcatattgataaattaaatttcctaaAGATAACGCTAGTAAGAAAATTTCATTATCATTTCCtttatgtaactttttataCTAACAGTAATTCGAACATAAAAGTTTTAGATATTTGTTTTACCTCTGAGCATTTCTCGTATTAAGTCGAAGTTCAGCAGTTTTtagttagaattttattattcacacaAGAAAAGCGAGCGAGCTAAGACTGCACTAAAATGTGCACGTCGTCTAAAAGCACCCACGGGACACtttaaaacactttaaaatCCCTGTGATAGTCCCGAATACTACGTAGAAGTTTTAATGACTTTTAGCTCGTTAGCCAATTATGTACGTGCAACTATCATTATAATAGAAAACGttgaattcatataaaaatatattacagtactTCGCGAAGACTTTCGAAACGAACCTAGGGACGTTAAAGTACCTAGCGGCGAGCCAGCATTTCTTGAATGTGCTTCTCCAAGAGGAATACCAGACCCTTCAGTGCATTGGACAAAAGACGGACATAGTTTAGATGTCGAAGTAAACGGAAGGTAGAAAAATGAAACTAGTAATTAGTTCCTTATTCGCTTCCTgtgaaaaaaactataattaataaataacaactttCAGAATAACGATCATAGACGGTGGTAATTTGAAGATTTTAGAAAGTCTTCCATCAGATAGTGGCGTCTATAGATGTCTTGCGTCTAATGTAGCCGGAGAAAGACAATCGCGTCCTGCAACTTTACTCGTATTACGTAGACCGCATTTTCTAGTGAAACCCAATAACATAACGGCACTAATTGGTCAGAACATTGAATTTCATTGCCAAGtaagttattgtaatatttcctGTATGCAAATAGGCTTTAATGttgaatgttttgttaaattttaatattatttcaggcTACACCCGAATCTGATGTTTCAGTAACATGGTCAAGGGATAAAGGATTGTTATCACCTTATGCAATAATACGTCGAGGTTCTTTACGAATTGACAGGGTTATGGCTTCAGATGGAGGCACTTATACTTGTCGAGCTGAAAGTCAGGCTGGATTTAGTGTTGCTTCTGCAACATTAACAGTTCATTGTTAGTAAAGcttgattcatttaaaattattttctataattttcaattattttagagCTAAGTTTTTTTGTTGCTAGGTTTGGCTCGGTAGAAGCTAAGATTTATATAACCTTAGTCaaagttcaaaataattattttcactgCTTCGATTTCCTACCTCATTAattatttcacttttttttattgaaaaaaaaacattatattcggGACgttgatacatttattttaattatttatttgttgcataaaatttataagcatttttatcgcttcaaaagagtttttattaaaatttacagtcTAAGTGAATTTCGTTCACGCACCTTTTAGCTTAAACGCTCAAACTATTACAAAATACTACCAATACCTGTTtataacagataaataaatgCACAACAAATACTCGTTTAGCGTTTTATTCTGTCTcgttatattcaattttaagagAAAATAGGCAAAGACCGAAATATAATACTACTATTATTTTCGAAGATTGTTGTTTGACTAAATTTAGGTCGTCCCAGCATTGACTACAAGTATATTGTTAGAAGCCGATATAAGAATCTATTTCGGGTTTGGCCGAAAAGCGCGTTCAAACCTAGTCATTTCACGGGTCTACAAAGTCACGAGGCTAAAAGTCGACCTTTAACTTTAGCGTATATACAAAACTGAAGATTCATGGTCGTTATGATTTTTAGCATTGCCCCATTTCACGCGAGTTCCTTCAGACCAAACAGCGTGGGAAGGGGAATCTGTATCATTTCCATGCGAGGCTGATGGAACACCGAAACCGATTGTATTTTGGACAATGGAAGGATCTCAGGTGAGCTGTCAGCTGTTTTATATTTCCTATTAAATacgtatgttatattaataatttacaattattacagGAATTAGTATTTCCGAATTCAATACATGGAACTGGGTCTCTTTATTTGGATCGTGTGGTCACACAACACGCTGGTAGATTGACATGTGTAGCTGTTAGTGCAGCAGGCAGTGCTTTACACACAGCCACTTTGCAGGTACTATCAACAGAAAACCAGTAAAATTGCTCGTTAGTgcctttcaatttaataatcattaattttaggTGTTAAGAAGAGAAGCTAACTCATTTAATGGTAATTCTGAATCATCATCCCCATATCCAGAGTTAAATAAACCTCAGAATCATCCCCCGATGACGCAGTATGAATTAGTTCAAGCACGTCGGTATCTGCAACAAGATGTTTTAGCTTTGAGGCGAGTGGAAGGAATTTCGTcaacaacattaaaaattgtttgggatgtaagtttaaattgaaaattaaacaaaatattatagttgtatccataattttattcaattaccaacaaattatttatttttaggtgtTAACGGACTACAATGAATATTTAGAAGGAGTAAAGATATGGTTTAATGGAACATCACTTAATCGACAATTTATCGTAGACGTACAAAATTACGAACaatcaaataattctttagaaaGTTTTATGGAGTTAactaaatatgataatttttcgATGACCACCGTCCATAACAGTGGTTCATCAAGTCACCTGTTAACTGGGTTGATACCATATgcacaatacaatatatttttgatgcCATTTTACAAATTGCTATTAGGAAAACCGTCCAATATGCGGAGCGGTTTTACGGAGGAAGATGGTAAGCTATCGagattaaacaaataatgttttaatatatatttcatgccTTATTACTAAGTCTCTTTCTATTTAAGCTCCTTCTGCACCACCTCTGAATGTATCAGCTGGAGTAATTAATGCTACATCAGCATGGATTCGTTGGGACCCTCCTCCTGTACATACATGGAATGGTGAACTTTCTGGGTACTTGGTAAGTTTGTATAATTCAATCTTTGTTTCATATTtgagattataatttatgattcaaatattatatactattatgcTATTGTCATACAGATAGAAGTTCGTGTGGGTGGGGGTAATAGTGGTCGAGTGGTAGGCCAAATGTCACTTGGAGCACGCACAAGGGCAGCAGCGGCTAGCTCTTTACGTGCGGGTGGTAGATATAGCGCTCGAGCTGCTGCAGTTACGCGTCGCGGCCACGGACCTTTTAGTACGCCCGCTCACATACACATGCTACCCACACATACGCAGCGACACTACGTACAgtacgtatttaaatattattccaaaACATATGAACATCTACGTTcgtcaaagtatttattttttcaattcttaAAATGAATTCAGAATCAAATTAAACGCATACAAACATTTTTCAGAACGGAACCTGCAACAGATAAGGCAATATTGTCGATGTTCCAAGAAACGTGGCTTCTCGTGCTCATGTTGTTTTTGttagctataataatattaggttCGGttactattgtttattttcgACGAAAACAATCGAAACAACGAAAGAGTCATAATTCTGCAGGTtagttaaaatatctataattttttaaattaaaaaattaagttttatatttattaactcaaCGGTAATATTATGTCTAGGTACTCCAATAACAAATACTCAATGTTTATTGGGCAAAGAGGCAGTGTGGCTTCGAGAAAGGCCTTTATATGAGGGGTCTAATGAACCACGAATAGAAATACTGAATTGTCATCAAAGTCTATTGCATAGTAAGTATTCATGCGaaacatttattcatttaaataacttctCTATATACGACTCTGCTTACATTCTACAAACacagaatatttttagtttattatctgTGTCAAAATTACAAtgttggtaaaaatatttaaggtggACACACAATAGGTACAATGGCTATGGAAGCTGAATACAGTCTTCCTCAACATACAAGCGCTATTAATATGATGTCACGTGAAGATAATAGACGACATCCTCCAGAACCATACGCGTCAAGTGCCATTTATACGGAACTAAATTATCAAGTAAGCTGGCCCTCTTAATTTAAACCAATATATAGTAAAGCGATTTGGTTaatctaataacaaaaaatatattataggatCATACGGATGCAGAGGACTCTTGTATAAAATGTGCAGTTAGTCCCGAATCATACGATAATAGTATGGCAAGATCATTCGCTGATAGCAATCAATATTCAAATGAAGAATGTTCGACATGCTGTCGAAGTAGTAGTTCGACACTGACGAAAGATTACAGCGAAATGACGAAATGTGGAAATGACGCAGACGATATGCAGGACATGTCCTTAGACGAATGTCCATCTTGTAAAACTGCTCAGTCACGATCGTCTAGTCATCACGGTGAAAATAAAGAATGGACAGCTATCGCAGATGTTGAATATGACTATCCGCAATGGCAATGGTTGGCTCGAGAAAATACATTTAGGCAAATGACTCAAGAATCAAAACATTCCAGCCAAGGGAGGCGAAGTGAGCAAAATTGTAGAATGAATCTATGCGATATTCTTCCCCCTCCTCCCTACGAAAGGTAATATTcggtttcatattttataactttatcggCAAAAACTTATCtacagtttgtttttttttttgttacagagaATCACCGTACAGAGAAATGCATGCATTCGCCAGTAACTCTGGCGCGTCAGGTTGTTCAGGTCATACTTATCGCAgttagtgtaatttattttcgaaagaTATCATTAGACAGTAATAAAAGCAATACTAACTTTAAGAGTGTACATATACAATGTAAAAAAGGTTGTCGAACTTTTAGAATAGGGGATTGTCACACCGCTACGTAAATTAAAGTTTGCTTTGAAATACGatcttacaaaatttaatgaaacaattataaaaaattctaGTCTTATTTGtctttatgattaataaactatatttaaattaaatttaaaaagcggTGTCGAAACTGGTTGTACCGTAAGGGTTGTAGTATGTGAACGTGTTTCTAATAGACTGCCATATATCGTAAAGTAGTCAAAATAGAATTCATCTTTCTCTAGTGTctgtgatatagtataattttgattgtttttaattttgtacataatttgaaatatttgatatccttatacaatttttaactcTTACCTATATATTGCatgtagtttaataaatttaaaacaggaCTTTACATGAAAACTCACATTTGTAGATTTTTGTACTGAATTCCGATTTGTAGACTCAtttaatggttttttatttgtatattttgatgacccgtaaaagtatattaaattattattacatttctatgtacttgtttttttttttacccgaGATTTTAAGGAAATTAACTAACCTTTAGGTATTTGGACACAGAATGAATATCATTCGTAAAGACTTGTCGTTCGTGAGAAATCACAGCAGTAGAGGTAGCACAAATACTTACAAATTGCCTGACACACTGTctgtaatcatatattatattagtattaattaattaatgagctaaataatataaaattcacaaacaaatatttctgCAGCGGTTATTCCCTCTGTTAGAATTAAAGTTTTGCCTAAATTTTGATAACAACTTAAAGTCCCCAATTAAAGCCTTAATCAGCTTTCCTCATAAATATCCAACGTTTGTGTGGTAGATTCGCAGCCTGCGTCGTAGCATGGGGTGTTACCATAGCAACCGGTCCCTTGTACGCCCTTGTTATTAATAcccataataattaaacttgatTGCATTTCACACCAGGTGTTAGATGATGGCTCTTGTCAGAAAATAGACATGACCCCTTGTCAGTCTCGGTAATATTTTGAAGAGCAATTATATAAAGCTAATAAACAGAATCGTCTTAAGgtgaaaaagtaatttatagtataacacttttcaattgaataaacaatattactttCGAACAATTACTTTAACGCCTTTCatctaaattaaaagttaaataaaaacattataaatattcacaattcAATCATCGACCCCTCAAATGAAAACGTGACTGCATTCAATTctttgatattttctttttgttgattttttttatttttcatatcaatCAACTCACCCTCCTGCAATTTTTTAGAGTTAAAGAGCTCAGACCATTCTGTCGCGTCATAAAGTCGAAGAGAAAGGAAAAATACACGTCAACTACATCCTGTTCATAATGAGATTAATGTCACTATCTTTAATACCTACATGTATTTGTTACGAAagcaattgtaatttttattcttatataaaaagacGGCTATTGTACCCGCTATTTTTTGCCGTGAACAGCTTCccggaaatattttcttttgtcgGGATAAATAGTGATAACGTCGGTAGGATAAAGGGTCATCTCGTGACAAAATCATATCGAAAACTTTGCTGCATTTATATTGATAGATATCTTTAGATTCTACAGTTTAtaatcgtttaaataatatgcaaattgTGATATTGTTTTGACTTCAAGTCTCGATAAATTTCAATACCAAATTAGTCATTTTAGATccataaatctattataattgtaactaaATCAACTTTACTGATGGAAGTCACGAATTTTgagaaataattacaaaaattccGTAAAATTAGGGACCGAGGGTGCATGAATTACCCATAACACAGCGACTGAAAGTACTTTCGGAGCTATAATTCGTACTCCTTCGGTCCGGGGTTCCGTATGATATTTATAGGCATAGATAAGGTCTACAGATGGCGTGCAGTTTTCCTTCCCCTAATACTTGTTGAGTTATGGTTTCCAATTTCCAGTTCTACACTTCAGGTAGGCGGAGGTGTCTCTGGAGATTCTTGAAATATCGATGTCATACTTGTGTGATAAATGTTACTTTGACTTGAATTGATTCTTCGGTAAATAGGAAAGGATAGAATACCTTCAAGGTAAGATATTAATGacgatcaatattttattgatactgTAGTAAGTAATTGAACGGCACTGAACTTTCTAGATtagagtataaaataataaagcgttatttatttaatgttaaacaataaatttaatgttgaaaactatcctaaccgacttcaaaaataaaaggAGGTTATcaaattctttatatttttttatgctggCTCAGACCTCGATTTCGATAATTCTATTTttgggaaaaaaatattattattatttttgtgacacataatattaaataatttgatttgacatcATAAGctgaaacttattaataaataattttagttattactGCTTTGGGCCATAGTGTTGCAAAGCCCATCTGGGtacatacctacctacctactcaTTCACATAATTTACCGCCAACCagctatacttaatattgttgttccGGTATGAAGATACTCGCtgcagtgagccagtgtaaccacaggcac encodes:
- the LOC125067189 gene encoding neogenin-like; this encodes MVAGVIKTDKRAWNQFKSVLLLHLLFTFHVTKAQSRAPRIKEHPADTIVGRSEPATLRCVAEGKPKPTIQWYKDGSPLAPTDHPHRVLLEDGLLFLRVMRSKKESDEGVYWCVAHNTVGEAVSKNATLTIAVLREDFRNEPRDVKVPSGEPAFLECASPRGIPDPSVHWTKDGHSLDVEVNGRITIIDGGNLKILESLPSDSGVYRCLASNVAGERQSRPATLLVLRRPHFLVKPNNITALIGQNIEFHCQATPESDVSVTWSRDKGLLSPYAIIRRGSLRIDRVMASDGGTYTCRAESQAGFSVASATLTVHSLPHFTRVPSDQTAWEGESVSFPCEADGTPKPIVFWTMEGSQELVFPNSIHGTGSLYLDRVVTQHAGRLTCVAVSAAGSALHTATLQVLRREANSFNGNSESSSPYPELNKPQNHPPMTQYELVQARRYLQQDVLALRRVEGISSTTLKIVWDVLTDYNEYLEGVKIWFNGTSLNRQFIVDVQNYEQSNNSLESFMELTKYDNFSMTTVHNSGSSSHLLTGLIPYAQYNIFLMPFYKLLLGKPSNMRSGFTEEDAPSAPPLNVSAGVINATSAWIRWDPPPVHTWNGELSGYLIEVRVGGGNSGRVVGQMSLGARTRAAAASSLRAGGRYSARAAAVTRRGHGPFSTPAHIHMLPTHTQRHYVQTEPATDKAILSMFQETWLLVLMLFLLAIIILGSVTIVYFRRKQSKQRKSHNSAGTPITNTQCLLGKEAVWLRERPLYEGSNEPRIEILNCHQSLLHSGHTIGTMAMEAEYSLPQHTSAINMMSREDNRRHPPEPYASSAIYTELNYQDHTDAEDSCIKCAVSPESYDNSMARSFADSNQYSNEECSTCCRSSSSTLTKDYSEMTKCGNDADDMQDMSLDECPSCKTAQSRSSSHHGENKEWTAIADVEYDYPQWQWLARENTFRQMTQESKHSSQGRRSEQNCRMNLCDILPPPPYERESPYREMHAFASNSGASGCSGHTYRS